A single region of the Wenzhouxiangella sp. XN24 genome encodes:
- a CDS encoding exopolysaccharide biosynthesis protein: MNKKSVEVVSDEVAPSGGLVAALKVIADEAPASGLTLHDFTQALGERAFGLMLFALSLPVSIPLLYGIPQIVALPMMAIALQMAIGRPEPWVPRRFGARLLSKEGLQKMAAGAEKYFGWLERIARPQLLLLSGPTAERLVGAVFVVFIASILIPLPATNTVPGIGIAIASIGLITRDGLLVLAGLAIGSAWILLLVVGISVFGPTFIDLFKDFVKSLLGLG; encoded by the coding sequence ATGAACAAAAAATCCGTCGAAGTTGTATCAGACGAGGTCGCACCGAGCGGCGGATTGGTCGCCGCATTAAAGGTCATAGCTGATGAAGCGCCAGCCTCCGGATTGACATTGCACGACTTCACGCAAGCCCTCGGCGAACGGGCCTTCGGCTTGATGCTGTTCGCCTTGTCGTTGCCGGTCTCCATCCCGCTGTTGTACGGCATTCCACAGATCGTTGCGCTGCCGATGATGGCCATTGCGTTGCAGATGGCCATCGGTCGCCCCGAACCCTGGGTGCCCCGGCGTTTCGGTGCACGGCTGCTGAGTAAAGAAGGATTGCAGAAAATGGCGGCAGGGGCGGAAAAGTACTTCGGATGGCTCGAGCGCATTGCCCGCCCGCAGTTACTGCTGCTGTCAGGACCCACTGCGGAACGGTTGGTGGGCGCGGTCTTTGTCGTGTTCATTGCCAGCATCTTGATACCGTTACCAGCAACTAACACTGTTCCTGGCATAGGTATCGCCATCGCGTCCATCGGACTTATAACCCGTGACGGGCTACTTGTTCTTGCAGGTCTGGCCATCGGCAGTGCGTGGATTCTTCTTCTGGTGGTCGGCATTTCAGTTTTCGGGCCCACATTCATCGATCTGTTCAAAGATTTCGTCAAGAGCCTGCTAGGCCTTGGCTGA